One genomic window of Bactrocera dorsalis isolate Fly_Bdor chromosome 4, ASM2337382v1, whole genome shotgun sequence includes the following:
- the LOC105224957 gene encoding TBC domain-containing protein kinase-like protein, with translation MHQSSSKPESRLAAITFFAKTHPGDVCGSNGLPLTPNSIAILGRAQRLKDLKHPHLCQYLDFVRGKHERTIVVSEYFGTTLLDKSRVALLDSLIARIFYQIVCALKELAEQNLVVHNLEPKHILLDDCNNVKIFNYGLYHMTKCGDYVPFPIGNVRYMPPERFLGAKNNIKSDIWSLGMIVAELLLQTTIWSGMKISNITRKILSFLQVGNVFEKIAREHNCLERYAQINGELRALVETCLNVAPSKRPLPTELLSHPYFSKDVTTYAYTEPPKSNVLLLRCPLEQIYYWWQLAGGDVQSELKKEGLIRSEAPILAIPQIVCLNGAIVGPKRSQSYLMDDRVVPLKLNNLFEKLCNLPAMAYFPLIHSPKFPHNFGASMAQLPLVIREKDIEYQFYRVRLFSRLLKGYPYTSDMIRKEAAKDIPPYLRGPIWACLLDVIPIGSYEKIDKFTPTSTDRQIEVDIPRCHQYDELLSSPVGHCKLKRLLKAWVTAHPQYVYWQGLDSLTAPFLYLNFNNEELAFLSLYKFIPKYLQWFFLRDNSAIIKEYLCKFSQLTAFHEPILAKHLSSINFIPELFAIPWFLTMFSHVFPLHKIMHLWDKLMLGDSSYPLFIGISILKQLKSTLLSSGFNECILLFSDLPDIVMENCVLESQKMYECTPKSVSHRLHVLREEPLTEFDITTDVTLAHLQAEMCPRISAKDFTNLLHHAPNDMCALDLRSAVEYSHVHVPHSLNVPFVAAQLSEPRLDALGVPQLEELMHGRIVICISNTHEHAVQFSKFLVECGVLRVCILHKGFNILHTIEPNILISN, from the exons ATGCATCAATCATCAAGTAAACCTGAGTCTCGTTTGGCTGCAATCACTTTCTTTGCGAAAACACATCCTGGTGATGTATGTGGTAGCAATGGTTTACCTCTGACGCCAAACTCGATTGCAATATTGGGACGCGCACAAAGACTCAAGGATTTGAAACATCCGCATTTGTGTCAATATTTAGATTTTGTGCGTGGGAAACATG AACGTACAATCGTTGTATCTGAATATTTTGGCACCACCTTGCTGGACAAATCACGCGTTGCTTTACTTGATTCTTTGATTGCTCGGATATTTTACCAAATTGTCTGCGCACTTAAAGAGTTAGCAGAGCAAAATTTAGTTGTACATAATTTGGAACCAAAACATATACTCTTAGACGACTgtaataatgtaaaaattttcaactacGGATTATATCATATGACGAAGTGTGGAGATTATGTGCCCTTTCCCATCGG AAATGTTCGTTACATGCCACCGGAACGATTCCTTGGTgcgaaaaataacataaaaagcgATATTTGGTCTCTGGGCATGATTGTGGCTGAACTCCTACTTCAGACAACCATTTGGTCTGGCATGAAAATCTCGAATATAACGCGTAAAATACTTTCATTTTTGCAAGTAGGAAATGTGTTTGAAAAAATCGCACGGGAACACAACTGTCTGGAAAGATATGCGCAAATTAACGGAGAATTACGTGCTTTGGTTGAAACTTGCTTAAATGTTGCACCATCAAAACGCCCACTGCCAACGGAACTTTTGTCACATCCATATTTTTCGAAAGATGTcactacatacgcatatactGAACCACCCAAATCCAACGTTTTACTACTGCGTTGCCCACTTGAACAGATTTACTACTGGTGGCAATTAGCTGGCGGCGATGTCCAGAGTGAATTGAAAAAAGAAGGCCTCATTCGCAGCGAAGCACCAATATTAGCCATACCACAAATAGTTTGCCTCAATGGCGCAATTGTCGGACCAAAACGCAGTCAGAGCTATCTCATGGACGATCGCGTGGTGCCGCTAAAATTGAATAATCTCTTTGAAAAGCTATGTAATCTACCAGCCATGGCATATTTTCCTCTAATACATTCACCGAAGTTTCCACACAATTTCGGCGCTAGTATGGCGCAATTGCCGCTGGTTATACGTGAAAAAGATATCGAATATCAATTTTATCGTGTGCGTCTTTTCTCGAGATTACTTAAG GGTTATCCTTATACGAGTGACATGATACGCAAGGAGGCTGCCAAAGATATACCACCATATTTGCGTGGTCCCATTTGGGCTTGTCTGCTTGATGTGATACCGATTGGCAGCTATGAGAAGATCGACAAGTTTACGCCGACCTCCACCGATCGTCAG ATCGAAGTAGACATACCTCGCTGTCATCAATATGATGAGTTACTATCGTCGCCGGTGGGTCACTGCAAGCTGAAACGGCTTTTAAAAGCCTGGGTGACTGCCCATCCCCAATATGTGTATTGGCAGGGCTTGGATTCACTGACGGCGCCATTTTTATATCTCAACTTTAATAATGAAG AGTTGGCTTTCCTCAgtctatacaaatttataccgaAATATCTTCAGTGGTTTTTCCTTAGAGACAATTCGGCGATTATTAAAGAATATCTGTGCAAATTTTCCCAACTCACAGCATTCCATGAACCAATTTTGGCTAAGCATTTATCCAGCATCAATTTTATACCGGAGTTATTCGCTATACCTTGGTTTCTCACTATGTTTTCAC ACGTTTTCCCGCTTCACAAGATTATGCACCTCTGGGACAAGCTCATGCTGGGCGATAGCTCATATCCGCTATTCATCGGCATCTCTATACTAAAACAGCTAAAGAGCACGCTGCTCAGCTCTGGCTTTAACGAATGCATTTTACTCTTTTCCGATTTACCGGATATCGTAATGGAGAATTGTGTCTTAGAATCACAAAAGATGTACGAATGTACACCGAAGAGTGTTTCACATCGCCTGCATGTGCTGCGCGAAGAACCTCTAACTGAATTT GATATTACAACCGACGTTACGTTGGCGCACTTGCAAGCCGAGATGTGTCCGCGTATTAGCGCCAAAGACTTCACGAATCTCCTGCATCACGCGCCAAACGACATGTGTGCGCTGGATTTGCGCAGCGCCGTAGAGTATTCACATGTGCACGTGCCACATAGCCTTAATGTGCCATTTGTCGCTGCACAATTGTCAGAACCGCGTCTGGATGCACTAGGCGTGCCGCAATTGGAGGAACTAATGCACGGCCGCATTGTCATATGCATTAGCAATACACACGAACACGCCGTGCAG ttctcaaaatttttagtgGAGTGCGGTGTGTTGCGCGTCTGCATCTTGCATAAAGGCTTCAATATTTTGCACACCATCGAACCGAACATACTGATTTCCAATTAA
- the LOC105224955 gene encoding 40S ribosomal protein S2 produces MADAAPARGGFRGGFGSRGGRGGRGRGRGRGRGRGRGGKEDSKEWVPVTKLGRLVRDGKIHSLEEIYLYSLPIKEFEIIDFFVGTALRDEVLKIMPVQKQTRAGQRTRFKAFVAIGDNNGHIGLGVKCSKEVATAIRGAIILAKLSVVPVRRGYWGNKIGKPHTVPCKVTGKCGSVSVRLIPAPRGTGIVSAPVPKKLLTMAGIEDCYTSARGSTGTLGNFAKATYAAIAKTYAYLTPDLWKEMPLGATPYQEFADFLAEKPGSAPRHQVEA; encoded by the coding sequence ATGGCGGACGCAGCTCCAGCCCGTGGTGGTTTCCGTGGAGGATTTGGTTCTCGTGGTGGCCGTGGAGGTCGTGGACGTGGTCGCGGTCGTGGCCGTGGACGTGGTCGTGGAGGCAAGGAGGACTCCAAGGAATGGGTTCCAGTTACCAAATTGGGTCGCTTAGTGCGTGATGGAAAAATCCACTCATTGGAGGAAATCTATCTTTACTCTTTGCCAATTAAAGAGTTCGAAATCATCGATTTCTTTGTGGGCACAGCTCTCCGTGATGAGGTATTGAAAATCATGCCTGTCCAGAAACAGACCCGTGCCGGTCAACGTACACGTTTCAAGGCTTTTGTTGCTATCGGTGACAACAATGGACACATTGGTCTTGGTGTTAAGTGCAGCAAGGAAGTAGCTACCGCTATCCGTGGTGCTATCATCTTGGCTAAATTATCGGTTGTACCTGTTCGTCGTGGTTACTGGGGTAACAAGATCGGTAAGCCCCACACCGTGCCATGCAAGGTTACTGGCAAGTGTGGTTCCGTATCCGTGCGTTTGATCCCAGCTCCTCGTGGTACTGGTATTGTCTCGGCTCCAGTCCCTAAGAAACTTTTGACAATGGCTGGTATTGAGGATTGTTATACATCAGCTCGTGGTTCAACTGGTACCTTGGGTAACTTTGCCAAGGCCACCTATGCTGCCATCGCCAAGACTTACGCATACTTGACTCCCGATTTGTGGAAGGAAATGCCTTTGGGTGCTACTCCATACCAGGAATTCGCTGACTTCTTGGCTGAGAAGCCTGGAAGTGCTCCTCGCCACCAAGTCGAAGCTTAA